The Diachasmimorpha longicaudata isolate KC_UGA_2023 chromosome 2, iyDiaLong2, whole genome shotgun sequence genome segment ttAACCGTGAGCCACTGATCGATTCGCCTGGCCATGACGCGAACATAGCCCCCGGTGCGGCCTTTTCCGGGAGTAATATATATTATGTCATGTTGTATTGATGAGCAGCCGATTAGTAATTGTATTTAATAATTCCGCGTGGTCTGCTATCAGCCTGGCATTGGAACAAAAGGAGGAAAATGAATGGAGAACTGAAGAGTATATAAGGACACTTGGTGGTGAAGAGTTCATGCAGTGCCGATATTGACTCTGTACGGATACACATCagttctaattttttattacaacgGTTGGAAGGATGTCGTACGGAAGTGCACAAACTGGGAAGAATTATGGAGCACATGTAATTATCgaggaatttaatttgaagctctaaatgaaaatttattatgacTTTATTTCGAATTTTCCAGTGGTTCATTGATACTATTGTGAAAGGTCTTCAGCTtgtaataatttgaaattagcCAATGAATCTTTATGATCTCAGTAATTATCAATTCTTCAATAGACATATATTTACCAGGAAAAATGaacgaaatttcattttgctctgcttctcattaaaaaaattaacgaagaATTACGTatctcattttgttttttattaatacTTTCTATTATCTATCATTGTATAGGTCGTTACTGTCGATTTTCGCAGTGACACTGTGACAAAGCCATGTGCCGTTATGAGAAAGGCCATGCACGATGCGGAAGTTGGTGACGACGTATATCATGAAGATCCAACAACAAAAAGTaagttttttctttcactctaattaacaaaaatcgaCTGTTAGCGATATCTGATCATTCTCTCATCTTTAATATCTTCAGGGCTCGAGCAATATGTTGCGGATTTAATGGGGATGGAAGCCGGATTATTCGTGTCAAGTGGAACGATGGGAAACTTATTATCGAGTGAGtgcaattattcaaatttaaaagtccaatatttttcaatagtaaAAAAGTCAATATTAAAGTTCATCATAAAACTTTTGGTGAGACCCATCAGTAATGTCCATTTTCAGcctttaaaattcaaaacacTTTAACTTTCAATGAATTCAAGGAATGAATGACTTTCCACAGCAATGGTTCACTGTAACACTCGTGGGTGTGAGATGTACCTCGGTCAGGACGCCCACATGGTTCACCACGAGCAGGGTTCGGCCGCGCAAATAGCAAACGTCACAATTTGCCCCATCCCCAACAACCCCGACGGTACATACGACTTGAGGCAGGTGAGACTGAGGCTCAAGGACTCCGCAAACGTTCACAGTTCAATTTCCCGGATGATGGCAATAGAGAATACGcacaatggaaaaattctcccGATCAAATGGATCAAGGAGGCAGTGGCCTTTGGCAAAAAACACGGATTGAAACTTCACATGGATGGCGCGAGAATCTGGTATGCCTCGATAATCGGCGGTACTCCCATCAAAGATATTGTTGAGGGCTTCGATTCGGTGACTTTCTGCCTGAGTAAATTGGGAGCACCAGTGGGATCAATGCTCTGTGGCTCCAGGGATTTTATCACCCAGGCGAGAAGAACCAGAAAAGTTCTTGGTGGTGGAATGCGTCAGATTGGAGTACTAACCGCTTGTGCCCTAGTGGCCCTCGAGAATCTTCCGAAAATTGCAAAGGAACAGGAAAAAGTAGCGGCAATGATGAAGACAGTCAACGACCTTGACtctgatattttcaaaattcacccAATTGATGCACAGACCAACATGGCTTGGATCAGTGTTGAGGAGACCGATGAGGTGACAGCGCCAAAATTCGCTAAACGACTTGGAGAGATTGAAGATGAGCATGAGGATGATCAGATCAGGGTGCTGGCATGGGCTGTGCGCCCCAGAATGGTCAGGTTTGTTTATCATCTGGATGTTACTGAGGAGGGTGCTAGGGCTGCCCAGAGAAAGGTCCAATATGTGATAAAGCAAA includes the following:
- the LOC135171751 gene encoding uncharacterized protein LOC135171751 — translated: MSYGSAQTGKNYGAHVVTVDFRSDTVTKPCAVMRKAMHDAEVGDDVYHEDPTTKRLEQYVADLMGMEAGLFVSSGTMGNLLSTMVHCNTRGCEMYLGQDAHMVHHEQGSAAQIANVTICPIPNNPDGTYDLRQVRLRLKDSANVHSSISRMMAIENTHNGKILPIKWIKEAVAFGKKHGLKLHMDGARIWYASIIGGTPIKDIVEGFDSVTFCLSKLGAPVGSMLCGSRDFITQARRTRKVLGGGMRQIGVLTACALVALENLPKIAKEQEKVAAMMKTVNDLDSDIFKIHPIDAQTNMAWISVEETDEVTAPKFAKRLGEIEDEHEDDQIRVLAWAVRPRMVRFVYHLDVTEEGARAAQRKVQYVIKQMDPKFNKTLNFIVENKENKDNIIACELEKKLYIKQV